The genomic segment ACTCTCAACACCTCTCCAGGATTTACCAGTGATCAGGGTAAATTCATTATACTTATTAATAGTATAAATCAGCTGGAGCTGATTTACCATGGAGTATTGCATTTACATTCATATAGTAAAAAtcattgattttataaaaataaatatggcatTCACAAGATTGTGCTGTATAAAAGCATGTGTACTAAATTGGTCACTTAAAATATCAGGCTGTGCTGTACTTAATGTGAAGATTgcctatgctttaaaaaaaaatgaggagtaCATTAAAATAAGTCTAGGGCTTGACTCACTCTTTTTTGCGAAGTCTGTATCTTTGGAAAGTATTACTGAATGGTAAAGTATGGAGAGAGTTAAAACACTATATAAAACAGATTATGGATTTTACAAAAACGTAAGGATCATAGTTCACTAAAATGTGGATAAAAAGTCAGTAACTTATTTGGTTAAATCTATACTACTCGTGCCAGTGCTTGTAAAtacagtgaaataaataagtgaagaTATTTTTGCCCCCAAAACCGAAAAAAATGAGTGTAAGCCTTgtgaaattttttaatgaaaaaaagaatgtaaaattataGTATTGCTTATGAAGTGATGAAAACTAGAACATACCAAATTTAGAGGGAAAATATGAATACTTGGTTTTTCCAACAAATAGACAAGGTACATATAGATTCAAGAGCTTACACGTTGAGGGTAAATGGCTGGACAATATGCAGTTCTTCCAGACAACCTCCAGGCGCCGCTGTTGACCAAAGGGAAGAAAGGTTCTCAATTCTGCGGGAGAGTTAGGCAGTGTTTTCTGGCTTTGTCCTGCGCACACAGAACGCGGAGGCAGCGCCTGTACACCCACCAACTGAAGTCCTACCCTCAAATTACAAAAGTCCAGGTActgtcactgctttttttttttaaacatcccaGAGACATTCTGAAAAGAAGCTTCCCAGGGAGttcaaaaaatgcaaagaagCTCCAGAAAAGCTGAACCAATGAAAATTCAGGTACTGTTTCTCTTCCTGCTGTCTTTGTTGTGGGGGGCTATCTCCCAGCAGATCCAGTACGTTATTCCGGAGGAGCTGGCCAAGGGCTTGCGGGTGGGGAATCTTGCCAAGGACCTGAAGCTCAATGTCCAGGAACTGCCAGCTCGAAAACTGCGGGTTAGTGCAGAGAATTTATTCAGTGTGAATGCAGAGAGTGGGGATTTGTTAGTGAACGGTAGAATAGATAGAGAGGAAATCTGCGGAAGGAAATTCGAGTGTGCACTAGAATTTGAAACGGTTGCTGAAAATCCAATGAATGTTTTCCACGTGATTGTTGCAATCCAAGATATTAACGACAATGCACCACGTTTCACTGCAAAAGGCATTGACTTGGAAATCTGTGAGTCAGTCTTACCAGGTGTAAAATTCCCTCTGGATTCTGCACAAGATGCAGATGTAGAAAGTAACTCACTACAGATATACACTATCAACTCCAATGAACACTTCTCTGTGACAACGAAGGAAAGTCCTGATGGAAGTAAATACCCAGAATTACTTCTGGAAAAACCTCTGGACAGAGAACAGCAGAGCTCCCACCAGTTAATCCTGACCGCCATGGACGGTGGAGACCCTCCACTAAGCGGCACCACCCAGATCCGGATTCAGGTCACTGATGCCAATGATAATGCTCCAGTGTTCAGCCAGGACACATACAGAGTTAGCCTCCAAGAAAATGTGCCCGCGGGGACCTCTGTGCTCCAAGTGATGGCTGCCGACCAGGACGAGGGTGATAATGCAAAGATCACCTATGCCTTTCTCAGTGCCCCAACAAGTACCAGCCTCCTCTTCAATCTCAATCCAAATACTGGTGACATTACAACCAATGGTACATTGGACTTTGAAAAGACAAGTAGATACATGTTGGTTGTAGAAGCCAAGGATGGAGGGGTGCACACAGCTCACTGTAATGTTCAGATTGAAATTGTTGATGAGAATGACAATGCCCCAGAAGTCACACTGATGTCCTATTCTAACCAGATTCCTGAGGACTCAGACCTTGGAACTGTAGTAGCCCTCTTTAAAGTGAGAGACCGTGACTCTGGGCAAAACGGTCTGGTGAACTGCTATATTCAGGAAGATGTTCCTTTCAAATTAGAATCCACCTCCAAGAATTATTACAAGCTGGTGATTGACAGTGCCCTAGATAGGGAGCAGATGGCTGAGTACAATGTCACTATTGCCGCCACTGACAAGGGCAAACCCTCCCTATTCTCCAGTACAAGCGTCACCCTACATATCAGCGATATCAACGACAACGCGCCAGTTTTCCACCAGGCCTCCTACTTGGTCCACGTGGCAGAGAACAATCCTCCTGGCGCCTCGATTGCACACGTCAGCGCCTCCGACCCCGACCTGGGGCCCAACGGTAGCGTCTCCTACTCCATCGTCGCCAGCGACCTGGAGCCACGGGCGCTGNNNNNNNNNNNNNNNNNNNNNNNNNNNNNNNNNNNNNNNNNNNNNNNNNNNNNNNNNNNNNNNNNNNNNNNNNNNNNNNNNNNNNNNNNNNNNNNNNNNNNNNNNNNNNNNNNNNNNNNNNNNNNNNNNNNNNNNNNNNNNNNNNNNNNNNNNNNNNNNNNNNNNNNNNNNNNNNNNNNNNNNNNNNNNNNNNNNNNNNNNNNNNNNNNNNNNNNNNNNNNNNNNNNNNNNNNNNNNNNNNNNNNNNNNNNNNNNNNNNNNNNNNNNNNNNNNNNNNNNNNNNNNNNNNNNNNNNNNNNNNNNNNNNNNNNNNNNNNNNNNNNNNNNNNNNNNNNNNNNNNNNNNNNNNNNNNNNNNNNNNNNNNNNNNNNNNNNNNNNNNNNNNNNNNNNNNNNNNNNNNNNNNNNNNNNNNNNNNNNNNNNNNNNNNNNNNNNNNNNNNNNNNNNNNNNNNNNNNNNNNNNNNNNNNNNNNNNNNNNNNNNNNNNNNNNNNNNNNNNNNNNNNNNNNNNNNNNNNNNNNNNNNNNNNNNNNNNNNNNNNNNNNNNNNNNNNNNNNNNNNNNNNNNNNNNNNNNNNNNNNNNNNNNNNNNNNNNNNNNNNNNNNNNNNNNNNNNNNNNNNNNNNNNNNNNNNNNNNNNNNNNNNNNNNNNNNNNNNNNNNNNNNNNNNNNNNNNNNNNNNNNNNNNNNNNNNNNNNNNNNNNNNNNNNNNNNNNNNNNNNNNNNNNNNNNNNNNNNNNNNNNNNNNNNNNNNNNNNNNNNNNNNNNNNNNNNNNNNNNNNNNNNNNNNNNNNNNNNNNNNNNNNNNNNNNNNNNNNNNNNNNNNNNNNNNNNNNNNNNNNNNNNNNNNNNNNNNNNNNNNNNNNNNNNNNNNNNNNNNNNNNNNNNNNNNNNNNNNNNNNNNNNNNNNNNNNNNNNNNNNNNNNNNNNNNNNNNNNNNNNNNNNNNNNNNNNNNNNNNNNNNNNNNNNNNNNNNNNNNNNNNNNNNNNNNNNNNNNNNNNNNNNNNNNNNNNNNNNNNNNNNNNNNNNNNNNNNNNNNNNNNNNNNNNNNNNNNNNNNNNNNNNNNNNNNNNNNNNNNNNNNNNNNNNNNNNNNNNNNNNNNNNNNNNNNNNNNNNNNNNNNNNNNNNNNNNNNNNNNNNNNNNNNNNNNNNNNNNNNNNNNNNNNNNNNNNNNNNNNNNNNNNNNNNNNNNNNNNNNNNNNNNNNNNNNNNNNNNNNNNNNNNNNNNNNNNNNNNNNNNNNNNNNNNNNNNNNNNNNNNNNNNNNNNNNNNNNNNNNNNNNNNNNNNNNNNNNNNNNNNNNNNNNNNNNNNNNNNNNNNNNNNNNNNNNNNNNNNNNNNNNNNNNNNNNNNNNNNNNNNNNNNNNNNNNNNNNNNNNNNNNNNNNNNNNNNNNNNNNNNNNNNNNNNNNNNNNNNNNNNNNNNNNNNNNNNNNNNNNNNNNNNNNNNNNNNNNNNNNNNNNNNNNNNNNNNNNNNNNNNNNNNNNNNNNNNNNNNNNNNNNNNNNNNNNNNNNNNNNNNNNNNNNNNNNNNNNNNNNNNNNNNNNNNNNNNNNNNNNNNNNNNNNNNNNNNNNNNNNNNNNNNNNNNNNNNNNNNNNNNNNNNNNNNNNNNNNNNNNNNNNNNNNNNNNNNNNNNNNNNNNNNNNNNNNNNNNNNNNNNNNNNNNNNNNNNNNNNNNNNNNNNNNNNNNNNNNNNNNNNNNNNNNNNNNNNNNNNNNNNNNNNNNNNNNNNNNNNNNNNNNNNNNNNNNNNNNNNNNNNNNNNNNNNNNNNNNNNNNNNNNNNNNNNNNNNNNNNNNNNNNNNNNNNNNNNNNNNNNNNNNNNNNNNNNNNNNNNNNNNNNNNNNNNNNNNNNNNNNNNNNNNNNNNNNNNNNNNNNNNNNNNNNNNNNNNNNNNNNNNNNNNNNNNNNNNNNNNNNNNNNNNNNNNNNNNNNNNNNNNNNNNNNNNNNNNNNNNNNNNNNNNNNNNNNNNNNNNNNNNNNNNNNNNNNNNNNNNNNNNNNNNNNNNNNNNNNNNNNNNNNNNNNNNNNNNNNNNNNNNNNNNNNNNNNNNNNNNNNNNNNNNNNNNNNNNNNNNNNNNNNNNNNNNNNNNNNNNNNNNNNNNNNNNNNNNNNNNNNNNNNNNNNNNNNNNNNNNNNNNNNNNNNNNNNNNNNNNNNNNNNNNNNNNNNNNNNNNNNNNNNNNNNNNNNNNNNNNNNNNNNNNNNNNNNNNNNNNNNNNNNNNNNNNNNNNNNNNNNNNNNNNNNNNNNNNNNNNNNNNNNNNNNNNNNNNNNNNNNNNNNNNNNNNNNNNNNNNNNNNNNNNNNNNNNNNNNNNNNNNNNNNNNNNNNNNNNNNNNNNNNNNNNNNNNNNNNNNNNNNNNNNNNNNNNNNNNNNNNNNNNNNNNNNNNNNNNNNNNNNNNNNNNNNNNNNNNNNNNNNNNNNNNNNNNNNNNNNNNNNNNNNNNNNNNNNNNNNNNNNNNNNNNNNNNNNNNNNNNNNNNNNNNNNNNNNNNNNNNNNNNNNNNNNNNNNNNNNNNNNNNNNNNNNNNNNNNNNNNNNNNNNNNNNNNNNNNNNNNNNNNNNNNNNNNNNNNNNNNNNNNNNNNNNNNNNNNNNNNNNNNNNNNNNNNNNNNNNNNNNNNNNNNNNNNNNNNNNNNNNNNNNNNNNNNNNNNNNNNNNNNNNNNNNNNNNNNNNNNNNNNNNNNNNNNNNNNNNNNNNNNNNNNNNNNNNNNNNNNNNNNNNNNNNNNNNNNNNNNNNNNNNNNNNNNNNNNNNNNNNNNNNNNNNNNNNNNNNNNNNNNNNNNNNNNNNNNNNNNNNNNNNNNNNNNNNNNNNNNNNNNNNNNNNNNNNNNNNNNNNNNNNNNNNNNNNNNNNNNNNNNNNNNNNNNNNNNNNNNNNNNNNNNNNNNNNNNNNNNNNNNNNNNNNNNNNNNNNNNNNNNNNNNNNNNNNNNNNNNNNNNNNNNNNNNNNNNNNNNNNNNNNNNNNNNNNNNNNNNNNNNNNNNNNNNNNNNNNNNNTATGCGGACACGCTCATCAGCCAGGAGAGCTGTGGGAAAAGCGAGCCTCTTTTGATTCAAGAAGATTCAGGTTTTTGTAAAGAGGAAGACTCCCTTGTTCAGGTGAgattattccttttattctttttatttgaacacaggaaaatttaaaattttctttgataaCTGCTTAGTTTTCTTAGTCTTTGCATTGAGCCAATtttcagaagtttcttttttttaatcaatagagCTCTATTAAATCTTAGTACTCTTAGTACTctaatttcatgaaaaaaattcttaataatgtATACTGTAgattttccttacttttctccTGCTGGCAAGATCTTCATGCTTTGGGTTACATACATCtcttttgttgggtttttttttcccccctaaattgTGACATCTGTAAGATTCTTTTCCTAATGGGAGTAcctggtggcccagtgggttaaactCAGATTTAggtttaggtcataatctcagggccctcatctcagggtcctgagaatgagCCCTGAGTTCTGCACTCtgcccagagtctgcttaagattctccctctctctccccctgccagtTCCTGAtacctgtgctctgtctcttctctctccccaaaataaataaactctattaTAAAAAGGATACTCTTtctaatgtaaaagaaaattgcAGCCTCTGTTAAAGATCaaggtctcagtttttcaccaATGTTAACTAAAAGCaagtgttttctaaaataatggaGATCTGTGATCTCTACTACTTAggaatcaaaaattatttttatggaagATAAAAGTAATTGACGTCTGTAGCAGAGAAGACCTAATCTTTGGTGTTAGAAAACCTGAATAATATTCTTGGAATTATCTGTTATTCATCTTGGGGAGTCacagtttttaaattaacatgtaaattAAAAAGGCTTACCTACCTCACACAAATtctgagaaaatataataaaataattttattaatgatttttcaaCTGTAAAGCCgtaaacaagtatttgttgacaTCACCAGTattataattttgacttttaacAAATGTAAGCACCTGATGCTGCTTGCCTACTACAATGTCTTCTGCAATCTATGtgcttaataatatttaaaaatgaaagtgaatttttaaatatgcttattACTGTCCACTTACAAGGCCATACCACTAAAAAATAGAGGACTGAATAGTGAATGGGAGAATGCAGGATTCACAGTGTTCAAATGAGAATTTAAGCATATTTAACCCAGATAAAAATAAGGCTTCTGTCATGTAGAAActctattcaaatatttaaggaaaggaGGGTTATCATTACAAGAATACTTAGTTTAATTCATCATGGCCCAAAGGTGTGGATGAAACTGGCTTGGTGagtagaaaaaaaccaaaattttgaGTTGTTCTTTCTTTGTAGTTGTTGCTGAAGTTGTTCTAATGGAAAATGGATTGCCTAGGAAGTGGGAGGTTCTATTATTAGCTCTTTCCAAAAGTAAGTTGATGGCCCTGGAGTTAACAGAATACAGAGGATAATAGAATTTGATGAGTTGTTGAAGTACATGATAGCCAAGGTCTTTGCCAATCCTGAGGTGGAGGATTCTATGACCTGATAATGCAATAGATTAGCCACTTATGCTTCTGAATTTGCTATGCACATGTAACATAAAGAGTTGAAAAAGAtctcttgaaaataaatgagaaccTCTTCTGTAACCTGAAATTGTCAGTCTTTTTTAAGGTAATATTGAGTTGATGTGCTTAAATTAGTTACTAAAGGTAATATATATTTCTCTAAGTCAATATTGAGATATTTACATAAGCAGTTATTgtagaattatttatttcaagattttgaaTGTATATGACTAAGAGGTTCCAGTCACACACATTTTCAAATCtgatttgtttgtatgtttgtgaTACTATCCTTTGATggttttaatcaaaatttaataGTGAATAAGATATCTGAGTGTCAcaggtgcagtcagttaagcatctgactcttggtttcagctcaggcagtgatctcagggtctggaggcCAATCCCCAAGTTGAACCCCACACTTATTGCAGAGTCTGCTGAAGActctctccccccatccctgTGTCCCTTACCCcgatgtgtgcacacacactctcaaataaataaattaattaagtcttttcaaaaaagaacttAATAGTAAATAATTTGCAAGAACTTGAATCTTGAATATTAGTCATGGGAGTCATTTTCTCATACATGTATTAAGCTTTGTTTCATATGTGCTGAGAatgtaaatgctatttttttaaaagatttttatttatttatttgtcagagagaaagcgagcgagagcgagcacaggcagacagagtggaaggcagagtcagagggagaagcaggctccctgcggagcaaggagcccgatgtgggactcgatcccaggacgctgggatcatgacctgagccgaaggcagctgcttaaccaactgagccacccaggcgtccctgtaaatGCTATTTTTTATATCAACAATTCTGGATTATATAAAAcatcttgaaaaaggaaacaaaacaaactatatCCACTTATAAGCAAAGCTCACTGACTGTTTTATGGATAGTAGGctggtttattttattctcttaactgCTCACATCACTAACTGGGGTAGTATAGgatggtttattttattcttttatctgaATTACCTATGaccatttcatttaaataaataaaatattttattggggaaGCTATCAGATTTTACTGTCAGTAATAATCATTCATTCATGCGGACTGACCAAGTGTTAAATCCTAGCAGTCATGGAATTTGCTAAATTCTGGCTAACTGAGGCTCTCTGACTTCCATACCATACAGATCATTGTTAATAAGATAAACAGCCTGAGATTTTGAGTATATACTGAATTTTGAAGCATCAGGGGGAAAAGCCTACCAAATTATTGGGCTAGTTTATCATTGTGAAAACAACCCATCTGATCAAACTTCTGTTGAGGTAGCAGCTGTCAAAGGGAAGGAgtaaaatttgagaaatagaaaataatacctGCATATTTGCCTGGGAATGGAAACCCAAACAGAACTCTaaacaaatgttttctcattAGAAAAAAGTTCcataaagaaaggagagaagattggggcatgtgggtgggtCATTCGGTTAagcagttaagcagctgcctttagctcaggatcctgggatagagtcccttgtctgactctatgctcagcaggggagcctgcttcttcctcaccctctgcctgccactcccccgattgtgctcgctcgcgctctctctctctctcaaataaagaaataaaatcttttaaaaaaaagaaagaagaggggagcctgggtggttcagtcgttaagcgtctgcctttggctcaggtcatgctcccagggtcctgggatcaagccccacatcaggctccgcatTCTgccggaagcctgcttttccttcaccctctccccgtgctttttttccctctctcgctgtgtctctctgtcaaataaataactaaaacctttaaaaaagaaaagtaaagggaAGATGAGTAACTTAATGTCTGAGAAGTCAATTACTTTCCACAGAATTATTTCCATAGAATTTTTTAATGCAAGTATAAAAATGAATGTCGATTCTTAAGGTCAATTGTTCCCAATAACTCAGTCAGTAATAACATActtcttttaaaactgtaaacttatttccattgtatatagTAGGCTTATGTTATATTTAATGTATCTTAGTGGTCTAGCAgaatctttaatatttaaatttatgttataGAGTAACTTAAGGAAATGTGATTACTAGAGATAATACAGCCAAGGTACTTCCTGAAGCATGCTTTATGTTCAGAGTATGTTCATAATCTTATTTATCTAGATCTCAGTTAATTAGCTCCAAAGAAGTTATCCAGAAGTAGTAAGttaactgagatttttaaaaaaatagtagaataGGAAACAAATGTGAGATGACCCTATGAATTTTGAAGTGTTAGGTAGAAAAAGATCAGAACATTGGGAACCATAACATCTAGACTCCAAATTTTGTTGGAAAATGTCTGCAGTACTCATGATCTTTAATGACTTTGTTTATGTcaacagaaaattcaaaattactaCTAAACAAATAGTGTTTAATTTCTACTTATGGAATTAATTGTAATGCTCATATTGGCTCCTTTgaacaaaaagttattttatctACTTGGTGAAAGCAAGTATGGCTATAAATTGATAGATAGATTGAAACAGCTGTTCATTCAAAGTATTGCCTATATTTTGGAACAGTGCCATCAAAGAACAGAAATAGATTACTTACTTAGGAAATCCTCAGCAACTAAGCTAGgaagcattttctctctttttaagattatttatttatttatttgacagacaaagatcacaagtagtcagtgAGGCAGACTgactgagagagaagaggaagcagtctccctgctgagcggagagcccaatgcagggcttgatcccaagaccctgtgatcatgacctgagccaaagggtagaagctttaacccactgagccacccagctgccctgctAAGAAGCATTTTCAAAGTTACTTCTGATTTCTCCTCCTCGTACTGTTATCTGTTCCACTAGGggttaaaataatttacaaagcaaggttatttcttttaaagtttatttatttgtttacataagtaatctttacaccaaacatggggcctgaacttacaaccctgaacTCAAGAGCTGTGTGCTCTTCTGactaagtcagccaggcaccccataaggtaaatttattttttgtcaggtCGTCATTTCAGGACTGGTAACTCTTTTCTCCTGCAGCTCTgtggaaagaattttatttttgtcagctAAGAGTAGCCTCAGATCTATCAACAGTTCAGTTTTACTTAATTAACATCATTGGAACAATTGGTACCTCTAAGGAGCTTCTCAGGACAGTGTATGCTCAAAGGCCCGCCTTTTTTCAGTTATTCTAGAATTGGGTAGGATGGCTGTTTGAATTGCACAATGAAAGAAGCAGTCAACACCCACTTTCTTATGGATCCATGGGCGGTAGAATCTGCAAATCCCTGCCTTCTGTGCAAAACGAGTTGCGTCTATAGCTGATCCGTTGCTGCTAGGGTTCTTACCTCCCCTCTAAAGGCACATTTTGAGCATAAAGCATCAGCCAAGgcaaatgattttcctttttcttctcagaaCACTGGAAGTGAGAATATTTGTATTCCAACAATGGTTTTACTATTATATAGTCAAGGACAAGGcaattctctctcatttttaaaattattaaaatgaaggtAATGGACTAAATCATCTCTAAGAGTCCCTCCAATCAAAAACTTTATTAAATTACCTCTCTGTATTCTAAAGAAAATTTTGACTCTCTGAGTCTTACATGGTGTTGTGTAGAACATAGTTGGTGTTCAGTATTATTGAGTTAATTTATTACACTGATGTAAACTTTCTATataacatttttcatatatatatatatatatatatatatatataccttttcaaaataaatcacaCTTTTTTACCTGTAAATACTGATTTCACTGGGTTCTATGAAGTCTGAGGCAGTACCCGACATCATTTCAAagtagaaatgcaaaacaaaaaaaaactttaaaaattagctcGAATTAGTAAGCACCCATCATGAACATTGTTGCATTAATTCAtcttcttgaaatatatttttaaataatatcaaagATATATagatcaaagaaatataaatggaaggatttTGAAGGATAGAACAACTTTCTGAAAAATCAGTTATTTGCTTCAATATGGTGCAGTAACTTAGTAAGGACTCTGAGCGCCGCTGTTCACCAACCAGGGGGAAAATGGTGCGAGAGATCTGCCAGAACCACTGAGCTTTATAATACAAAGAAACACCAGATTGAGACAAACTCTCTTCCAAGCTTCATCAAACTCAGGTCTCTTATACTAGATACTGCGCTTCTTTTACGAATACAAAAGATTCCACGCTGACACACTGGAATCCAGAAGCACAACAGGAGATAGCCCAGCGTC from the Mustela nigripes isolate SB6536 chromosome 12, MUSNIG.SB6536, whole genome shotgun sequence genome contains:
- the LOC132028119 gene encoding protocadherin gamma-B1-like; translation: MQRSSRKAEPMKIQVLFLFLLSLLWGAISQQIQYVIPEELAKGLRVGNLAKDLKLNVQELPARKLRVSAENLFSVNAESGDLLVNGRIDREEICGRKFECALEFETVAENPMNVFHVIVAIQDINDNAPRFTAKGIDLEICESVLPGVKFPLDSAQDADVESNSLQIYTINSNEHFSVTTKESPDGSKYPELLLEKPLDREQQSSHQLILTAMDGGDPPLSGTTQIRIQVTDANDNAPVFSQDTYRVSLQENVPAGTSVLQVMAADQDEGDNAKITYAFLSAPTSTSLLFNLNPNTGDITTNGTLDFEKTSRYMLVVEAKDGGVHTAHCNVQIEIVDENDNAPEVTLMSYSNQIPEDSDLGTVVALFKVRDRDSGQNGLVNCYIQEDVPFKLESTSKNYYKLVIDSALDREQMAEYNVTIAATDKGKPSLFSSTSVTLHISDINDNAPVFHQASYLVHVAENNPPGASIAHVSASDPDLGPNGSVSYSIVASDLEPRLLLKLF